In Pseudomonas sp. MM213, a genomic segment contains:
- a CDS encoding TonB-dependent siderophore receptor, translating into MFNPWPHALSAAVALATLASPALSQAQDLMFNLPAGPLASTLNAIASQSGHIVSLEPSLVQGKQAPAVVGQMPAEQAMQKALSGSGLQLRVTGQGNFSVEPAPDNSAALQLGVTNIVERSTDATTEGSGSYAARAVTIGKGTHTLKEIPQSVTVMTRKQMDDQDIVDLKDAANKTTGLVGAQGVGRGLILSSRGFQIDDWQYDGVPIPRNYYSLGNWATQDLIFFDRMEVLRGASGLLQGTGSPGGAVNLVRKRGQAAPIVTLTGKAGSWDHYGLQLDAGGPLNQAGTVRGRFIADQDDSHSFVDSEWYKTTSLYGALDFDLREDTTLGLAVSQSDGESRSNVRGFPRYAGGKPIDLPRSTYTGAKWNHSDIDVTTLYTDLEHRFNDDWAFKVGAVRMTETNKAKNQRVQSSGNGINADGSGVQYADFVTDMDSTKVALDMNLNGKFEALSMQQEIMVGGNYSKYTSDDKFARTFNNSADTIFDIDHNRPEISYDGLLNSPGGRGTPSKYDIRQKGLYGSWRVKPIDPLTLVLGSRVSWYDYSYQAWRQDATSITADPESTSNENGEVTPFAGIVYDLSREWAVYASYTDVFTPQTERSTSGSVIKPIIGTNYELGLKGELMEGRVNTSLALFRYDQENRATLDMDGGQNCDGWYCSKASGKVRSQGLDAEISGEVLDGLQLFAGYTYNTTKYLKDPDNEGKVFSWWTPKHMLRVWGNYQFSGDWSRVSTGLGFTTQSHTLGYDHVVNVPGYTVWNARVGYQLSSEIELAMNANNLFDKTYYTAAYNQINGNNNYGEPRNVMFSVKYTPEF; encoded by the coding sequence GTGTTCAACCCGTGGCCCCATGCCCTTTCCGCCGCTGTCGCCCTGGCAACCCTGGCGAGCCCTGCCCTGTCGCAGGCGCAAGACCTGATGTTCAACCTACCGGCCGGCCCACTCGCCAGCACGCTGAATGCCATCGCCAGCCAGAGCGGCCATATCGTTTCATTGGAGCCTTCGCTGGTGCAGGGCAAACAAGCCCCGGCAGTGGTCGGCCAGATGCCTGCGGAACAGGCGATGCAAAAGGCGTTGTCGGGCAGCGGCCTGCAATTGCGAGTGACCGGGCAAGGTAACTTCAGCGTCGAGCCAGCCCCGGACAACAGCGCAGCGTTGCAGCTGGGCGTGACCAACATCGTCGAACGCAGCACCGACGCCACCACCGAAGGCTCAGGCTCCTACGCTGCGCGGGCGGTGACCATCGGCAAGGGCACCCACACCCTCAAGGAAATCCCGCAGTCGGTCACGGTGATGACCCGCAAGCAAATGGACGATCAGGATATCGTCGATCTCAAGGACGCGGCCAACAAGACCACCGGCCTGGTCGGTGCTCAAGGCGTAGGCAGAGGCCTGATCCTGAGCTCGCGTGGTTTCCAGATCGATGACTGGCAATACGACGGCGTGCCGATTCCGCGCAACTATTACTCGCTGGGCAACTGGGCCACGCAGGACCTGATTTTCTTCGATCGCATGGAAGTGCTACGTGGCGCGTCCGGCCTGCTGCAAGGCACCGGCAGCCCTGGCGGCGCGGTCAACCTGGTACGCAAACGCGGCCAGGCCGCACCGATAGTGACCCTCACCGGCAAGGCCGGCTCATGGGACCACTACGGTCTGCAACTGGACGCCGGCGGGCCGCTGAACCAGGCCGGCACCGTGCGCGGGCGCTTCATTGCCGACCAGGACGACAGCCACTCGTTCGTCGATTCCGAATGGTACAAGACCACCTCGCTGTACGGCGCGCTGGACTTCGACCTGCGTGAAGACACCACCCTGGGCCTGGCAGTCAGCCAGTCCGACGGCGAATCGCGCTCGAACGTGCGCGGCTTCCCCCGCTACGCCGGCGGTAAACCCATCGACCTGCCGCGCAGCACGTACACCGGGGCGAAGTGGAACCATTCGGACATCGATGTCACCACGCTCTACACCGACCTGGAACACCGTTTCAACGACGATTGGGCCTTCAAGGTCGGCGCCGTGCGCATGACTGAAACCAATAAAGCGAAAAACCAACGGGTGCAATCCAGTGGCAACGGCATCAATGCCGATGGCAGCGGCGTGCAGTACGCTGACTTCGTGACGGACATGGACTCCACCAAAGTTGCTCTGGACATGAACCTCAACGGCAAATTCGAAGCCTTGTCCATGCAGCAGGAAATCATGGTGGGCGGCAACTATTCCAAATACACGTCAGACGACAAATTCGCCCGAACCTTCAATAACAGTGCCGACACCATCTTCGACATTGATCACAACCGTCCCGAAATCAGCTACGACGGTTTGCTCAATAGCCCCGGTGGCCGTGGGACACCGAGCAAATATGACATCCGCCAAAAAGGCCTCTACGGCAGCTGGCGGGTCAAACCGATTGATCCGCTGACCCTCGTGCTCGGCTCACGGGTCAGTTGGTACGACTACAGCTATCAAGCGTGGCGCCAGGACGCGACCAGCATTACCGCCGATCCTGAAAGCACCAGCAACGAAAACGGTGAAGTCACCCCCTTCGCCGGTATCGTCTATGACTTGAGTCGCGAATGGGCGGTCTATGCCAGCTACACCGACGTGTTCACGCCGCAAACCGAACGCAGTACAAGCGGCTCGGTAATCAAACCGATCATCGGTACGAACTACGAGTTGGGTCTCAAGGGCGAGTTGATGGAGGGCCGGGTCAATACGTCCCTGGCGTTGTTCCGTTACGACCAGGAAAACCGCGCCACGCTCGATATGGACGGTGGGCAAAACTGCGACGGTTGGTACTGCTCGAAGGCATCCGGCAAAGTACGCAGCCAGGGTCTCGACGCCGAAATCAGCGGCGAAGTGCTGGACGGTCTGCAACTGTTTGCCGGTTATACCTACAACACCACCAAGTACCTCAAGGACCCGGACAACGAAGGCAAAGTCTTCAGCTGGTGGACGCCGAAACACATGCTGCGCGTCTGGGGTAACTACCAGTTCAGTGGCGACTGGAGCCGTGTGAGTACCGGCCTGGGCTTCACGACCCAAAGCCATACGCTGGGTTACGACCACGTCGTCAACGTACCGGGTTACACCGTCTGGAATGCCCGTGTCGGTTACCAACTCTCCTCGGAGATCGAGCTGGCGATGAACGCCAACAACCTGTTTGACAAGACTTACTACACGGCGGCCTACAACCAGATCAACGGCAACAACAACTACGGTGAACCACGCAACGTGATGTTCAGCGTGAAATACACGCCGGAGTTCTAA
- a CDS encoding Lrp/AsnC family transcriptional regulator, with amino-acid sequence MQLDAYDRKILNFLQENNRISQRELAEGVNLSPSAVNRRITALEAAGVIRYNVSIVDPAAVGRPITVIVEVKLENERLDLLDEIKRRFVSCPQVQQVYYVAGDFDFLLVLNVRDMSEYEQLTRELFFFGNIKQFKTFVAMQNNKRTFAIPLEIE; translated from the coding sequence ATGCAGCTAGATGCCTATGACCGCAAAATTCTCAACTTCCTTCAGGAAAACAACCGGATTTCCCAGCGGGAACTGGCTGAGGGCGTGAACCTGTCTCCCTCGGCAGTCAATAGAAGAATTACCGCCCTCGAAGCGGCGGGAGTGATCAGATATAACGTGAGCATTGTCGACCCGGCAGCGGTCGGCCGACCGATCACCGTTATCGTCGAAGTTAAACTAGAGAATGAAAGACTTGATTTGCTGGATGAGATCAAGCGGCGCTTTGTGAGTTGTCCGCAAGTTCAGCAGGTTTATTATGTGGCGGGGGATTTTGACTTTTTGCTGGTGTTGAATGTACGAGACATGAGTGAGTACGAACAATTAACCAGAGAGTTGTTTTTCTTCGGAAACATCAAGCAGTTCAAAACGTTTGTCGCGATGCAGAATAATAAAAGAACGTTTGCGATACCTTTGGAAATTGAATGA